Sequence from the Sphingomonas sp. SORGH_AS_0950 genome:
CAGACAATGGCAAAAGGCATGGACGGCACCGGCCGGATTGGGGCGGAAGTCCTTCGTCGCGGCGAAGATCACCCCTGACGTGCCCAGCGACAGCAGCGCATCGCCGTCCTTGACCACGCCGACGCCGACCGCTCCGGCGGCATTGTCGCCACCGCCGCCCGCGACCGGCACCCGGTCCAGCCCCCAGGCCTCCGCCACCTCGGCGCGCAGGCGGCCGGTCTGCGCCGTCCCCTCGACCGCCTGCGGCATCTGCTCGCGGGTCAGCCCGGTCGCGGCAAGGATGTCGTCGCTCCATTCGCGCGCGGCAACGTCCAGCCACAGCGTGCCCGCCGCATCCGACACGTCGGACGCCTTCTCGCCGGTCATCCGCAGCCGGACATAATCCTTGGGCAGCAGGACGGTCCGGATCTTCGCGAACGTTTCCGGCTCGTGATGCGCGACCCAGAGCAGCTTGGGCGCGGTGAAGCCCGGCATCGCCAGATTGCCCGCGACCCGGTGGAGTTCGGGCGCCTTCGCCTCCAGCTCCGCGCATTCGGCATGGCTGCGCCCGTCATTCCACAGGATGCCCGGACGCAGGACCTGATCGTCTGCGCCCAGCAACGTCGCGCCGTGCATCTGCCCGGCCAGACCGATGCCGCGCACCGATCGGCGCACCGCCGGGTCGATCGCGCGGACCGCCGCCGTCGTCGCCTGCCACCAGGCCTCCGGGTCCTGTTCGGACCAGAGCGGGTGAGGCCGCTGCACGGTCAGCGCGGCGGTCCCCTGCCCCACCACCGCGCCATGTTCGTCCAGCACGACGGCCTTCACGCCCGACGTACCGATATCGATGCCCAGAAACATGGCCCGGTCCTTACTTCACGAACGGATCGATGGTCGGGATCGTGCCGTCCGGGTTGAACCTCAACTCGGTCATCTTGACGTTGCGCAGGTGGTTCTTCCCCGACAGCTGGGTGTCGGCGTAGAACAGCCACCACTTGCCCTTCCACTCGACGATCGAATGATGGGTGGTCCAGCCCTGCACCGGGCTCAGGATATGGCCCTTATAGGTGAAGGGGCCATAGGGGCTGGTCCCGATCGCATAGTTCAGGAAATGCGTGTCGCCGGTCGAATAGGTGTAATAATATTTGCCGTCGCGCTTGAATACCCAGGACGCCTCGAAGAAGCGGCGGTCATGGTCGCCGCCCAGCACCGGCTTGCCCTGTTCGTCGAGGATGACGACGTCGCGCGGGGTCTCCGCAAAGGTCTTCATGTCGGGGTTCAGCTTGGCGATCTTGCCCGAGATGGCGGGCTGGTCGTCCTGCTTCAGGTCGGTGTCGCTGCCGTTCGGATCGTACTTGCCGTCCTTCCAGCGCTGGAGCTGCCCGCCCCAGATGCCGCCGAAATACATGTACGCCGTGCCGTTCGTATCCTGGAAGACGGCGGGGTCCATCGAGAAGCTGCCGGGGATCGCCTCGGGCTCGGCCTTGAAGGGGCCCATCGGGTTCTTCGAGGTGGCGACGCCGATGCGGAACGCGCCCAGGCCGTTCTTGTCCTTGGTCTTATCGCGCGCCGGGAAATAGAGATAATAGGTGCCGTCCTTATAGGCGGCATCGGGCGCCCACATCTGCTGCGAGGCCCAGGGCACGTCCTTCACGTCGAGCGCGACGGGGCCGACGGTGACGGGGCCGCCCGGCTCGTCCATGCGCAGCACGCGATAGTCGCGCATCGCGTACTGGTTGCCGAGATCGTCGTCCTTGGTCTCGGTGGGGATGTCGTGGCTGGGATAGATATACATCTTGCCGTCGCCCCAGACATGGGCGGACGGATCGGCGGTGAAGATGTCGCGGACCAGCGGCTGTGACAGATAATGGCGACCGTCGGGGGCGGTCGGGTTGGTGTCGTTGGACGTCGCGGCGGTTTCCTGCGCCGTGTTCCCGGCGTCGGTCGACGTTCCGCAGGCCGTCGTGCAAAGACCCAGCACGGCCACGCTGGCCAGCATCAAGCGCTTCATCGCTTACCTCTCCCTTTCGCTCCATCTTCGGAGCTTTCGAGTAACGATAGCGCTATCAAGCGGAAGGATGCAAGGTCGGTTCATCGTTTTCCGGTGGCGACCCGACGTGGCCGCCGGCTCCGCTCGGGCGGTCTGGCATTCGGGACCAGGCAACCCGCTCCACCCCGCTTGACAACACCCCGCCCCGCATAGTTGGTAACGATACCCGATACGACGAATGAACAGACCGACACGCCCATGTCGGCGCAATCTCCAGGACAGAGGATGACCGCATGGCCCTTCGCCTTTCGCAGCCGCGCTGGCTGATCGCCGCCGGACTGGCGTTGCTTCCGCTCCACGCCGCGCCCGCCCAGATGGCCACCCAGGCCCCCGCCGTGGTGCCGGGCGCGAAGCCCGTGACGATCGAGCGGATCAAGGTCCATTCGCCCGCGATCGAAGGCAATCTGGAGGGCAACAGCCCCGACCGCGACGTCATCGTGGTGCTGCCGCCCGACTATGCCAGGGACAAGGCGCGCCGCTATCCGGTGGTGTATGCGCTGCACGGCTATTCGATCGGCGCGGACCAGTGGACGAAGGAGATCCATGTCCCCTCCTCGATCGAGGGCGCGTTCGCGCGCGGCGTGCCGCCGATGATCCTGGTCTTTCCCGACAGCCGGACGATGCACAACGGGTCGATGTACTCCTCGTCGCAGACGGTGGGCGACTTCGAGCGTTTCGTCAGCCACGACCTGATCGCCGCGATCGACGCGCGCTATCGCACCATCGCCCGCCGCGAAGCCCGTGGCCTGGTCGGTCATTCGATGGGCGGATACGGCACGTCGCGGATCGGGATGAAGCATGCCGACATGTACGGCGCCATCTATATGATGAGCCCCTGCTGCCTGTCGCCGCGCATGATGGCGCGGCCCGAGGGGACCGACGAGAAGCTGCTGACCGGCCTGGCCTCTCCGAAGGAATCGGAAAAGCTGAATTGGGGTCAGCGCGCGATGCTCGCCGCCTCGGCCGCCTGGTCGCCCGATCCCAAGAACCCGCCGCTCTATCTCGACCTGCCGGTCAAGGACGGCAAGGTGCGCGACGACGTGATGGCCAAGTGGCTCGCCAACACGCCGCTGGCCTTTGTCGACCAATATATCACGCCGTTGCGCAGCTACCGCGCGATCGCGCTGGACGTGGGCTCTGAGGACGGGTTGAAGGCGGATGCGCAGGCGCTGCACGACACGCTCGACCGCTATGGCATCGCGCATCGGTTCGAGATTTACGAGGGCGATCACGTCAACCGGATCGGCGTTCGTTTCCAGGACAAGGTGCTGCCCTTTTTCGGAGAAATGTTGACGGCCAAGGGCGGCCGGTGATGCGCCCGTCGCGGCGCGGGGTCCTGCACGGGCTGACCGCCGGCGCGGTTTCGGGCTCGCTGGCGGGGCCGGTCGGTGCCCGTCCGGCGGCCGCGCCCGACCCGACTCACACCCTCTGGTATCGCCAGCCCGCCAAGGCCTGGACCGAGGCGCTGCCAATCGGCAACGGGCGGCTGGGGGCGATGGTCTTTGGCGGCGTGGCGCGCGAGCGATTGCAGCTGAACGAGGATTCGCTGTGGAGCGGCGGCCCCTATGACCCGGTGAACCCCGCCGCCCGCACCGCCCTGCCCCAGGTCCGCCGCCTGATCGCGGCGGGGCAGTGGAAGGAGGCGCAGGCCCTGGCCGACAAGGCGCTGCTGGGCATTCCGCGCACCCAGATGCCCTATCAGCCGCTGGGCGACCTGACCCTCAGCTGGCCGGGGCTGAGCGATGCCGATGCGACCGGCTATCAGCGGCAACTCGATCTCGACGCCGCGACCGCGACGACGCGCTTCTCGGTCGGCGGGGTGGAGCATCGGCGGACCGTCTTCGCCTCGCCGGTCGATCAGCTGCTGATGGTGCGGATCGAGGCGGATCGCCCCTTCGACCTCGACATCGCGCTGACCTCGCCGCAACCCGACGCAAAGGTCGAGGCGGCGGACATGCGGCTGACGCTGACCGGACGCAATGCCGATCATGCGGGGGTGAAGGCGGTGCTGCGCTTTGCCGCCCGGCTCCAGGCCCGGACCGTCGGCGGCCGGGTCACGGTGTCGGGCGACCGGCTGGCGGTGCGCGGCGCGCGCGCGGTGACGCTGCGGGTCGCGATGGCCACCAGCTATCGGCGGTTCGACGACCATAGCGGCGATCCGGTCGCGCTGACCACCGCCACTCTCCGCAAGGCCGCCGCCCGCACCGACGATCGGATCGCCGCCGACGCGGTGGCCGAGCATCGCCGCCTCTATGCGCGCGTCCGCCTCGACCTTGGCACCAGTCCGCAAGGCTCGCGCCCGACCGACGAACGGGTCCGCGCCGACCGCGCGGTGGATGACCCGGCGCTGGCGACCCTGTATTTCAACTATGGCCGCTATCTGCTGATCGCCTGTTCGCGCCCCGGCGGACAGGCGGCCAATCTGCAAGGGCTGTGGAACGAGAGCACGAACCCGCCCTGGGGTTCCAAATACACGGTCAACATCAATACCGAGATGAACTACTGGCCCGCCCAGCCGACGGGGCTGGGCGAATGCGTCGCGCCGCTGGTCGCCATGATCCGTGACCTGGCCGTCACGGGCGAGCGGACCGCGCGCGATATGTATGGGGCGCGCGGCTGGGTCTGTCACCACAACACCGATCTGTGGCGCGCGACCGCCCCGATCGACGGCGCCCCCTGGGGCATGTGGCCGACCGGCGGCGCCTGGCTGTGCACCCATTTGTGGGAGCATTATGACTATGGCCGTGACCGGGCCTTCCTCGCCTCGGTCTATCCGCTGATGCGCGGGGCGGCGCTGTTCTTCCTCGACACGCTCCAGACCGATGCCCGGACCGGGCGGCTCGTCACCAGCCCTTCGCTATCGCCCGAGAACGAACATGCCCCCGGCGTCTCGATCTGCGCGGGGCCAGCGATGGACCAGCAGATCCTGCGCGACCTGTTCGATCAGGTGGCCCGCGCCGCCGCGATCCTGGATACCGACGCCGCCTTCGCCCGGCAGGTTCGTGGGGCACGCGCCCGCCTCGCCCCCGATCGGATCGGGGGCGATGGCCAGTTGCAGGAATGGCAGGAGGATTGGGACGGCCGTGCCCCCGATCCGCACCACCGCCACGTCTCGCACCTCTATGCCCTGTTCCCCAGCGACCAGATCACCCCCGACCGCACGCCCGCGCTGGCCAGCGCGGCCCGCCGGTCGCTGGAGATACGCGGCGACCAGTCGACCGGCTGGGCCACCGCCTGGCGCGCGAACCTCTGGGCGCGGCTGCACGATGGCGAGCATGCGCACCGGATCATCGCCTATCTGCTGGGGCCGCAGCGCACCTATCCCAATCTGTTCGACTCGCACCCGCCCTTTCAGATCGACGGCAATTTCGGCGGCGCGCGGGCGTTGGTCGAGATGCTGATGCAGAGCCGCGACGACGAGATCCTGCTGCTCCCCGCCCTCCCCCGCGCCTGGCACAGCGGATCGGTCGCCGGGCTGCGCGCCCGCGGTCGGACGCGGGTCGATCTGGTCTGGCGCGAGGGGCGGCTGGTTTCGGCGACACTGACCGGCGATCTGGCGGGCAGGCGGACCGTGCGGCTGGGCGAGCGCCGGGTCGCAGTGACGCTCACCCCCGGCCGCCCCGTGCGCCTTGACGGCGGCGATCTGGCCTGACCGTCTTTCGGCGGCACAAATTCCCCGCCTTTTCAATCGCAAGGCGGTGGACAGCGGCGATTTACTCGGACAAGATAAGGCCAAGATCGAATATGGGGAGGATGGCCATGCGGCCTGTCATGAGAGCGGCGCTGGGGAATGCTGTCGCCCTGATCGCGCTGGCGATATCCGGCGGTCCGGCCAGCGCACAGGCCGGGGTCGATCCGCTCGCCCCGACCGGCCGCTGGAGCGCCAATCAGGACGGGCAGGCCGCGCTGCCGCCGATGGGCTGGAACAGCTGGAACGCCTTCAACAGCGATGTCGACGAAGAGAAGGTCATGGCCTCGGCCCGGCTGATCCGGGAAAAGGGGCTGGCGGAGGCGGGCTATCGCTATATCAACATCGATGACGGCTGGTGGCTGCGTCGTCGCCAGCCCGATGGACGCATGGTCATCCGCGCGGACAAATTTCCTTCCGCCGCCGCCGGCCCCGACCAGCAGACCAGCTTTCGCCCGCTGACCGACCGGCTGCATGCCATGGGGTTCAAGGCGGGCATCTATTCCGACATCGGCCGCAACAGCTGCGGTCAGGTCTATACGCCCAGCTTCGCCAACCAGCCCGAGGGCACGGTGGCCGAGCGCGAGGTCGGGCTGTACGGCCATATCGACCAGGACATCGCGCTGTATTTCCGCGAATGGGGGTTCGATTACATCAAGGTCGACGGCTGCGGCATCCGCGGGCTGGGCAAGGATTCCGAGCATGTGCGCAAGGGCGATTATCGCGAGCTGACGCCGCTGATCGACATGAACTCGCTGGCGCGCACCGACATTCCGGCGGTCCGGGCGCTCTATGACCAAGTCGCCGCCGCGCTGCGCCGCGAGAATCCGGACGGCGACTATATCTTCTCGCTCTGCCTGTGGGGATCGTCCGACGTCCGAAGCTGGGGCAAGCAGATCGGCAATGTCTCGCGCACCAGCGACGACATCACCGCGCACTGGTCGCGGATGCTCACCAATTTCGATACCAGCGCCAGCCGCGCGCTCTATGCGCATCCGCATGGCTGGAACGACCCCGACATGCTGTTCGTCGGATCGGGCGATTTCGATGCGAACCACATGACCGAGGCGCGGTCGCATTTCGCGCTCTGGGCGATGATGAATGCGCCGCTGCTGATCGGGTTCGATCTGCGCAAGGCCAATGCCGAGCAGATCGCGCTGCTGGGCAACCGGGCGATCATCGCGCTCAACCAAGACCCGGCCGGGCATCAGGCGGTGCCCGCCTATCTGTCCGACGATGTCCAGATCTTCGTGAAGAGCCTGGCCAATGGCGACAAGGCGGTGGCGATCCTCAACCGGACCGCCAGCCCGGTCCAGCCCGTCCTGACCGCCGACCATCTGAAGCTGCGCGGCGACCGCCCGGTCGCGATGACCGATTTGTGGACGGGTCAGAAGAGCAGCTTTTCGGGTGAGACCAAGCTGACCGTCGCGCCGCACCAGACGCTGATCTACCGCGTCACGGGCGTGCACCGGCTGGCGAAGGGTCATTACCTTTCCGAAGCCCCCGGCGACGTGAACCCCGCCGAGGACGGCATCCGCACGCCCGAGGGCGATCCCACCATCCATCACGAGCTCAGCCCCTGGGGCGGCAGCAAGGGGCCGGGCGACTATCCGCAATATGCGGGCTGGGGCGGCGCGCAGGCGGACCGCACCCCCTTTGGCCGCCCCCTGCGGCTGGCGGGCAAGGGGTATGACACTGGGCTGGGCGTACTGGCCAATTCGCGGCTGGAGGTGCGCAATCGCGGGCAGGCGCGCTTTGCCGCGACGGTGGGCATCGACGACTCCGCTACCGCGCGCGGGCGAAGCGTCGTGTTCGAGGTTTACGGCGACGGACGCCTGCTCGCCCGGTCGCGGCCGATGGCGCTGAACCAGGCCCCCGCCCCGATCGAGGCCGATGTGCGGGGCCGCTCGCTGATCGAACTGGTCGCCCGCGCCGATAGCGCTCCCGGGGCGGCCCTGCCGGTCGTCTGGGGCGAGGCGCGGCTGATCGACTGATCCATTTCGACAGGGGCGATCATGGCCTTGCCGGATCGGTTGGGCCATGCGACTGTCCCGCGCAAAGACCAAGGAGAGGGTGATGGAACCCAATGGAAAGGGGCCGATGCTGACCCGTCGTCAGCAGCTGGCCGGTATCGCGGGCGGCCTGGTTATGGGAGCGCTCCCTTCGCGTCTCGACGCAGCCGGTGACGAACCGTTGAAGGACCTGGCCGCGCAAAAGGGCGTCCTGTTCGGCACCGCGATCAGCGCGGGGCGATCCTCGCCGATGGCCGATCCCGGCTATGGCGCGCTGGTGGCCCGCGAATGCGCGGTCGTCGTGCCCGAGAACGAGATGAAGGTCTATGTCCTCGGCAACGATCCGCAGGCGCTGAACTTCGGTCCCGCCGACCGGATCGCGACGTTCGCGCAGGACCATCGCATGAAGCTGCGCGGCCACACGCTGCTGTGGAATTACGGCAAATATATCTCGCCCGCGCTTGCCCAGATGGTCGAGGCGACCGGGGCCGAGAAATGGCTGCGCGCCTATATCGCGAAGGTCGCGGGGCATTTCGGCGACCGCATCTATTCCTGGGACGTGATCAACGAGACGATCGATCCCAAGACGGGCGAGGTCCGCGGCACGGTGTTCGACAAGGCGCTGGGCTTCGACGTGTTCAAGATCGCCTATGAAACCGCGCGCGAGCATGCCCCCCATGCCCAGCGCGTCTATAACGACTATATGTCCTGGGAGGTCGGCAACGAGACCCACCGCGCCGGCGTGCTCCGCCTGCTCGCGCGGTTCCGCAAGGAGAATGTCCCTGTCGACGCGCTCGGCATCCAGAGCCATCTCGGCAATGACGGCAGCCATTCGCGCGTCCAGCGCGCCGAATGGAAGCGGTTCCTGGATGAAGTCGTCGCCATGGGCTATCGCCTGCTGATCACCGAGTTCGACATCAACGACCGCGAAATGCCGCGCGACGTGGCCCGGCGCGATGCGCAGACCGCCGCCGTCGCCAAAAGCTATCTCGACCAGATGCTGGCCTATCCGCAGCTCGACCAGCTGCTGTGCTGGGGATTGTGGGACAAGCATAGCTGGCTGAACGGCTTCGCGCCGCGCGCCGACGGCCTGCCCCAGCGGCCCCTGCCCTATGACGATGAACTGAAGCCCAAGCCGATGCGCGCCGCCA
This genomic interval carries:
- a CDS encoding alpha/beta hydrolase family protein; the encoded protein is MALRLSQPRWLIAAGLALLPLHAAPAQMATQAPAVVPGAKPVTIERIKVHSPAIEGNLEGNSPDRDVIVVLPPDYARDKARRYPVVYALHGYSIGADQWTKEIHVPSSIEGAFARGVPPMILVFPDSRTMHNGSMYSSSQTVGDFERFVSHDLIAAIDARYRTIARREARGLVGHSMGGYGTSRIGMKHADMYGAIYMMSPCCLSPRMMARPEGTDEKLLTGLASPKESEKLNWGQRAMLAASAAWSPDPKNPPLYLDLPVKDGKVRDDVMAKWLANTPLAFVDQYITPLRSYRAIALDVGSEDGLKADAQALHDTLDRYGIAHRFEIYEGDHVNRIGVRFQDKVLPFFGEMLTAKGGR
- the xylB gene encoding xylulokinase, translating into MFLGIDIGTSGVKAVVLDEHGAVVGQGTAALTVQRPHPLWSEQDPEAWWQATTAAVRAIDPAVRRSVRGIGLAGQMHGATLLGADDQVLRPGILWNDGRSHAECAELEAKAPELHRVAGNLAMPGFTAPKLLWVAHHEPETFAKIRTVLLPKDYVRLRMTGEKASDVSDAAGTLWLDVAAREWSDDILAATGLTREQMPQAVEGTAQTGRLRAEVAEAWGLDRVPVAGGGGDNAAGAVGVGVVKDGDALLSLGTSGVIFAATKDFRPNPAGAVHAFCHCLPDLWHQMSVHLSAAACIDWVARLTGAAGAAELFARAESVGPASGPEIFLPYLSGERTPHNDAEVRGAFLGLDHDTTPERLAQAVLEGVAFALADGLSVLCDAGTELTQLSVIGGGARSSYWGQTLAAALNVELVYLKGGEVGPALGAARLAQLAVDGGSPEEVCAPPPVSHSIAPDAALAERFAPKIARFRDSYSRITPRSF
- a CDS encoding glycoside hydrolase family 43 protein; its protein translation is MKRLMLASVAVLGLCTTACGTSTDAGNTAQETAATSNDTNPTAPDGRHYLSQPLVRDIFTADPSAHVWGDGKMYIYPSHDIPTETKDDDLGNQYAMRDYRVLRMDEPGGPVTVGPVALDVKDVPWASQQMWAPDAAYKDGTYYLYFPARDKTKDKNGLGAFRIGVATSKNPMGPFKAEPEAIPGSFSMDPAVFQDTNGTAYMYFGGIWGGQLQRWKDGKYDPNGSDTDLKQDDQPAISGKIAKLNPDMKTFAETPRDVVILDEQGKPVLGGDHDRRFFEASWVFKRDGKYYYTYSTGDTHFLNYAIGTSPYGPFTYKGHILSPVQGWTTHHSIVEWKGKWWLFYADTQLSGKNHLRNVKMTELRFNPDGTIPTIDPFVK
- a CDS encoding NPCBM/NEW2 domain-containing protein, which gives rise to MRAALGNAVALIALAISGGPASAQAGVDPLAPTGRWSANQDGQAALPPMGWNSWNAFNSDVDEEKVMASARLIREKGLAEAGYRYINIDDGWWLRRRQPDGRMVIRADKFPSAAAGPDQQTSFRPLTDRLHAMGFKAGIYSDIGRNSCGQVYTPSFANQPEGTVAEREVGLYGHIDQDIALYFREWGFDYIKVDGCGIRGLGKDSEHVRKGDYRELTPLIDMNSLARTDIPAVRALYDQVAAALRRENPDGDYIFSLCLWGSSDVRSWGKQIGNVSRTSDDITAHWSRMLTNFDTSASRALYAHPHGWNDPDMLFVGSGDFDANHMTEARSHFALWAMMNAPLLIGFDLRKANAEQIALLGNRAIIALNQDPAGHQAVPAYLSDDVQIFVKSLANGDKAVAILNRTASPVQPVLTADHLKLRGDRPVAMTDLWTGQKSSFSGETKLTVAPHQTLIYRVTGVHRLAKGHYLSEAPGDVNPAEDGIRTPEGDPTIHHELSPWGGSKGPGDYPQYAGWGGAQADRTPFGRPLRLAGKGYDTGLGVLANSRLEVRNRGQARFAATVGIDDSATARGRSVVFEVYGDGRLLARSRPMALNQAPAPIEADVRGRSLIELVARADSAPGAALPVVWGEARLID
- a CDS encoding glycoside hydrolase family 95 protein encodes the protein MRPSRRGVLHGLTAGAVSGSLAGPVGARPAAAPDPTHTLWYRQPAKAWTEALPIGNGRLGAMVFGGVARERLQLNEDSLWSGGPYDPVNPAARTALPQVRRLIAAGQWKEAQALADKALLGIPRTQMPYQPLGDLTLSWPGLSDADATGYQRQLDLDAATATTRFSVGGVEHRRTVFASPVDQLLMVRIEADRPFDLDIALTSPQPDAKVEAADMRLTLTGRNADHAGVKAVLRFAARLQARTVGGRVTVSGDRLAVRGARAVTLRVAMATSYRRFDDHSGDPVALTTATLRKAAARTDDRIAADAVAEHRRLYARVRLDLGTSPQGSRPTDERVRADRAVDDPALATLYFNYGRYLLIACSRPGGQAANLQGLWNESTNPPWGSKYTVNINTEMNYWPAQPTGLGECVAPLVAMIRDLAVTGERTARDMYGARGWVCHHNTDLWRATAPIDGAPWGMWPTGGAWLCTHLWEHYDYGRDRAFLASVYPLMRGAALFFLDTLQTDARTGRLVTSPSLSPENEHAPGVSICAGPAMDQQILRDLFDQVARAAAILDTDAAFARQVRGARARLAPDRIGGDGQLQEWQEDWDGRAPDPHHRHVSHLYALFPSDQITPDRTPALASAARRSLEIRGDQSTGWATAWRANLWARLHDGEHAHRIIAYLLGPQRTYPNLFDSHPPFQIDGNFGGARALVEMLMQSRDDEILLLPALPRAWHSGSVAGLRARGRTRVDLVWREGRLVSATLTGDLAGRRTVRLGERRVAVTLTPGRPVRLDGGDLA
- a CDS encoding endo-1,4-beta-xylanase, with product MEPNGKGPMLTRRQQLAGIAGGLVMGALPSRLDAAGDEPLKDLAAQKGVLFGTAISAGRSSPMADPGYGALVARECAVVVPENEMKVYVLGNDPQALNFGPADRIATFAQDHRMKLRGHTLLWNYGKYISPALAQMVEATGAEKWLRAYIAKVAGHFGDRIYSWDVINETIDPKTGEVRGTVFDKALGFDVFKIAYETAREHAPHAQRVYNDYMSWEVGNETHRAGVLRLLARFRKENVPVDALGIQSHLGNDGSHSRVQRAEWKRFLDEVVAMGYRLLITEFDINDREMPRDVARRDAQTAAVAKSYLDQMLAYPQLDQLLCWGLWDKHSWLNGFAPRADGLPQRPLPYDDELKPKPMRAAIADALRAAPVRKGIA